From Candidatus Palauibacter scopulicola, one genomic window encodes:
- a CDS encoding DUF5916 domain-containing protein: MKYIHEAGRAAFALAALAISGMGWGLSGQQEGLSPPDGPEATVFRGGVAPAAVDAVRREGALSIDGRLDDPAWQPAPVITDFVQGIPVEGAEPSEPTEVRVVFDDAAIYVAARMYESDPGRIRARLTRRDERGSFDSFKLSLDPNRDGLTGYEFEVSAAGAETDRYLFGDTQEDTNWDAIWDSAVQIDDRGWTVEMRIPLSQIRYEARPGLQTWGINFERRRLETNETVYFALQSRTARGRVSQFGTIDGLQLPRSSRRFEVRPFAVSQYHTAPATPGNPLFDGTEMEPRGGLDMSMGIGSAFSLDATIYPDFGQVEVDPEVINLTAFETFFPEKRPFFVRDAQIFTFAGSRGGRFGGGKALFFSRRIGREPRGSGPYDADFHDEPTQTSILGAAKLTGRTRGGLSVGALAAVTGQEKGNAYFAEGDYVTPFVAEPQAEHAVLRLQQDFRGGASKIGVIGTGLKRELPTDGTFDYLPSEAFSFGVDFEHQWGGSRSRDFRFWGFYSSSLVRGSNAALLRLQQNPNHYYQRPDAPHLAIDSTATSMFGSDWRVQLERESEHWTWGAWAGQQTPGFEINDFGFLTSGERLDVGGRISYRNIRPGNLFRNYNISLFSFHNFRHSLLDGNLRDRSNWARAYDAGSAWFSGRFTFLNNWGFNLNFSYSPETQSDTQTRGGPLMTEPAEFGVRLDANTDRSRSFHVSPNFSYRVADQGRGHDMSTGLNISYRPLPNWRVSVNPNYNDRRDGAQYVTRTTTLSYEPTYGTRYLFGDLHRRGFSMETRLNVSFTPDLSLQLYAQPLLTSGDYLDYRQLAAAGTFDFLHHDEGRVYRFNGIATGCTGGTTCARDGVRHFDFDGDGELDYATRDRDFNIRSLRGNAVFRWEYRPGSQLYLVWQHARRESVPFGTFDLNRDLEGLFFAPAENVFIVKVSHYLSI, translated from the coding sequence ATGAAATACATACATGAAGCGGGCCGCGCGGCGTTCGCCCTCGCGGCTCTTGCGATAAGCGGGATGGGGTGGGGGTTGTCCGGGCAGCAGGAGGGGCTCTCGCCGCCCGACGGGCCCGAGGCGACGGTCTTCCGGGGCGGCGTGGCGCCGGCGGCCGTGGACGCGGTGCGCCGAGAGGGCGCGCTCTCGATCGACGGCCGGCTCGACGATCCGGCATGGCAGCCGGCCCCCGTCATCACGGACTTCGTCCAGGGGATCCCCGTGGAGGGCGCGGAACCGTCCGAGCCGACGGAGGTTCGGGTCGTGTTCGACGACGCGGCGATCTACGTCGCGGCGCGCATGTACGAGAGCGACCCGGGCCGGATCCGGGCGCGCCTCACCCGCCGGGATGAACGCGGTTCGTTCGATTCGTTCAAGCTCTCGCTCGATCCGAACCGCGACGGGCTGACCGGCTACGAGTTCGAGGTCAGCGCCGCGGGGGCCGAGACGGACCGGTACCTGTTCGGCGACACCCAGGAAGACACGAACTGGGACGCGATCTGGGACTCCGCCGTGCAGATCGACGACCGGGGGTGGACGGTGGAAATGCGGATCCCGCTCTCCCAGATCCGCTACGAAGCCCGCCCCGGCTTGCAGACCTGGGGGATCAACTTCGAGCGCCGGCGTCTCGAGACGAATGAGACGGTCTACTTCGCCCTGCAGTCGCGCACGGCCCGCGGGCGGGTGAGCCAGTTCGGCACCATCGACGGGCTGCAACTCCCGCGGTCGAGCCGCAGGTTCGAGGTCCGGCCCTTCGCCGTATCGCAGTACCACACCGCCCCCGCGACGCCGGGCAACCCGCTGTTCGACGGCACCGAGATGGAGCCGCGCGGCGGCCTCGACATGAGCATGGGGATCGGCTCCGCCTTCAGCCTCGACGCGACCATCTACCCCGACTTCGGGCAGGTGGAGGTGGATCCGGAAGTCATCAACCTCACGGCCTTCGAGACCTTCTTCCCGGAGAAGCGCCCGTTCTTCGTGCGCGACGCGCAGATCTTCACCTTCGCCGGCTCGCGCGGCGGGCGGTTCGGCGGCGGCAAGGCGCTCTTCTTCAGCCGGCGGATCGGGCGGGAGCCGCGGGGATCGGGCCCCTACGACGCCGACTTTCACGATGAGCCGACCCAGACCTCGATCCTGGGGGCGGCGAAGCTGACCGGGCGCACGCGCGGCGGGCTCTCCGTCGGGGCGCTGGCCGCGGTGACCGGGCAGGAAAAGGGCAACGCGTACTTTGCGGAGGGCGACTACGTGACGCCGTTCGTGGCGGAACCGCAGGCCGAGCACGCCGTGCTGCGCCTCCAGCAGGACTTCCGCGGCGGCGCGAGCAAAATCGGCGTCATCGGTACCGGGCTCAAGCGCGAACTGCCAACCGACGGCACGTTCGATTATCTCCCCTCGGAGGCGTTCAGCTTCGGCGTCGACTTCGAGCACCAGTGGGGCGGAAGCCGCAGCCGGGATTTCCGTTTCTGGGGCTTTTACTCGAGCAGCCTGGTTCGGGGTTCGAATGCCGCCCTGCTCCGCCTTCAGCAGAACCCGAACCACTATTATCAGCGTCCCGACGCCCCCCACCTCGCGATCGACTCCACGGCCACGTCCATGTTCGGCAGCGACTGGCGGGTGCAGTTGGAGCGGGAAAGCGAACACTGGACGTGGGGCGCCTGGGCGGGCCAGCAGACCCCCGGCTTCGAGATCAACGACTTCGGGTTCCTGACCAGCGGCGAGCGGCTGGACGTGGGCGGGCGCATCAGCTACCGGAACATCAGGCCCGGCAACCTGTTCCGTAACTACAACATCAGCCTCTTCTCCTTCCACAACTTCCGTCATTCGCTCCTGGACGGGAACCTCAGGGACCGCTCGAACTGGGCGCGCGCCTACGATGCGGGCAGCGCGTGGTTCAGCGGACGGTTCACCTTCCTCAACAACTGGGGCTTCAACCTCAACTTCTCGTATTCGCCGGAGACCCAGTCCGACACGCAGACGCGTGGCGGTCCGCTGATGACCGAGCCCGCCGAGTTCGGCGTCCGGCTGGACGCGAACACGGACCGGAGCCGGTCCTTTCACGTGTCGCCGAACTTCTCCTACCGCGTGGCGGACCAGGGGCGCGGCCACGACATGAGCACCGGCCTGAACATCTCCTACCGGCCGCTGCCGAACTGGCGCGTGTCGGTGAACCCGAACTACAACGACCGGCGGGACGGCGCCCAGTACGTGACCCGGACGACCACCCTGAGCTATGAGCCGACGTACGGCACGCGGTATCTGTTCGGGGATCTCCACCGCCGGGGTTTCTCGATGGAGACGCGCCTCAACGTGTCGTTCACGCCCGACCTCAGCCTGCAACTCTATGCGCAGCCGCTGCTGACGTCGGGCGACTACCTCGACTATCGGCAGCTTGCCGCCGCCGGCACCTTCGACTTTCTCCACCATGATGAGGGGCGGGTCTACCGCTTCAACGGCATCGCCACGGGCTGCACCGGAGGGACGACCTGTGCGCGCGATGGCGTGCGCCATTTCGACTTCGACGGCGATGGCGAACTGGACTACGCGACCAGGGACCGCGACTTCAACATCCGCTCCCTGCGCGGCAACGCGGTCTTCCGGTGGGAGTATCGCCCGGGCTCGCAGCTCTATCTCGTGTGGCAGCACGCGCGCCGGGAGAGCGTGCCGTTCGGCACTTTCGACCTGAATCGTGATCTGGAGGGGCTGTTCTTCGCGCCGGCGGAGAACGTCTTCATCGTCAAGGTGAGCCACTACCTCTCGATCTGA
- the menC gene encoding o-succinylbenzoate synthase gives MPTSPLNLVEVTLREIELPLRERFIISSGWVENRRILLLELRDESGATAWSECVCGEEPNYSPETVDTARLALRRWLLPRVLGREIEGPEAVRPLLDEGVQGHPMAKAAIEMGIWGLSAEVAGVSLSALVGGTRDRVATGISLGLQPSPAALVEKARQAVEQGYGKVKLKISPEKDIEYVGAVRDALGPERALAVDANAAYTLDDADRLAELDAFGLIMIEQPLAAGDLVRHARLQERLTTPVCLDESIVDPASCEDMLALGSGRIVNIKPGRVGGFRNSREIHDISARAGVPVWCGGMLESGIGRAYNVALASMPNFRLPGDLSPSARYWERDIVGPEWTMSADGFVTVPRDRPGLGVEVDIERVEALTRRSETIAGGGVRVPA, from the coding sequence TTGCCGACAAGCCCGCTGAACCTGGTCGAAGTGACGCTTCGGGAGATCGAACTCCCGCTCCGGGAGCGGTTCATCATCTCATCCGGATGGGTCGAGAACCGCCGGATCCTCCTCCTCGAACTCCGTGATGAGAGCGGCGCCACGGCCTGGTCGGAGTGCGTGTGCGGGGAGGAGCCGAACTACTCTCCCGAGACCGTGGACACCGCGCGGCTGGCGTTGCGGCGCTGGCTCCTGCCACGGGTGCTGGGCCGGGAGATCGAGGGCCCGGAGGCCGTGAGGCCCCTGCTGGATGAGGGCGTTCAGGGTCACCCCATGGCCAAGGCCGCGATCGAGATGGGCATCTGGGGCCTGAGCGCCGAGGTGGCGGGCGTCTCCCTGTCCGCACTCGTCGGAGGGACGCGCGACCGGGTGGCGACGGGCATCTCGCTCGGCCTCCAGCCTTCGCCCGCCGCGCTCGTCGAGAAGGCGCGGCAGGCGGTCGAGCAGGGATACGGCAAGGTCAAGCTCAAGATCAGCCCGGAGAAGGACATCGAGTACGTCGGGGCGGTGCGCGATGCGCTGGGGCCCGAACGGGCGCTGGCGGTCGACGCGAACGCGGCCTACACGCTGGACGACGCGGACCGCCTGGCGGAACTCGACGCGTTCGGCCTGATCATGATCGAGCAGCCGCTGGCGGCCGGCGACCTCGTGCGCCACGCCCGGCTCCAGGAGCGGCTCACCACGCCCGTCTGCCTCGACGAGTCGATCGTGGACCCGGCGTCGTGCGAGGACATGCTGGCGCTCGGCAGCGGGCGGATCGTGAACATCAAGCCGGGGCGGGTCGGCGGGTTCCGGAACTCCCGCGAGATCCACGACATCTCGGCGCGGGCCGGCGTGCCGGTCTGGTGCGGGGGGATGCTCGAGAGCGGGATCGGGCGGGCCTACAACGTCGCGCTGGCCTCGATGCCGAACTTCCGGCTTCCCGGCGACCTCTCGCCGAGCGCCCGCTACTGGGAGCGCGACATCGTCGGTCCCGAGTGGACGATGAGCGCGGACGGCTTCGTGACCGTGCCGCGCGACCGGCCGGGGCTCGGGGTGGAAGTGGACATCGAGCGCGTGGAGGCGCTCACGCGGCGGAGCGAGACGATCGCCGGCGGCGGCGTTCGCGTCCCGGCGTGA
- a CDS encoding GNAT family N-acetyltransferase: MTEYRALETLEEWRACVRLQEMTWGEGFADIVPASVLQVSRKIGGFAGGAFEDGRMIGFVYSLLGRFEGVPSHWSHMLAVEPSARGRGLGRDLKLFQRESVRSDGIRTIFWTYDPMVARNAHLNLNRLGATVLRYAPNMYGADTGSPLHGGGETDRFIVRWDLDGPETRRALDEGSRRSARRLQAPLPDPACVVTRPGERGAAGGGLPGSDEVFVEVPADVESLPPDGSLVRWRETVRDAFLAYLRRGYAVESLVRNPSANRCFYVLRRNG; this comes from the coding sequence GTGACGGAGTATCGCGCGCTCGAGACGCTCGAGGAGTGGCGCGCGTGCGTACGGCTGCAGGAGATGACGTGGGGAGAGGGGTTCGCCGACATCGTTCCCGCCTCCGTCCTCCAGGTCTCTCGGAAGATCGGCGGCTTTGCGGGAGGGGCGTTCGAGGACGGTCGCATGATCGGCTTCGTCTATTCCCTGCTGGGGCGGTTCGAAGGCGTGCCGTCGCACTGGTCGCACATGCTGGCGGTCGAACCGTCCGCGCGCGGACGGGGCCTGGGCCGCGACCTGAAGCTGTTTCAGCGGGAGTCTGTCCGGTCCGACGGCATCCGCACCATCTTCTGGACGTACGACCCGATGGTCGCGCGAAACGCGCATCTGAACCTGAACCGGCTCGGCGCGACGGTGCTTCGCTACGCACCGAACATGTACGGCGCGGATACGGGGAGCCCCTTGCATGGCGGCGGCGAAACCGACCGGTTCATCGTGCGCTGGGATCTCGACGGCCCGGAGACCCGCCGGGCCCTGGACGAGGGATCCCGGCGCTCGGCCCGGCGGCTCCAGGCGCCGCTTCCGGATCCGGCGTGCGTCGTGACCCGGCCCGGGGAACGCGGCGCGGCGGGCGGCGGACTGCCTGGGAGCGACGAGGTGTTCGTCGAGGTTCCGGCAGATGTCGAATCGCTGCCACCCGACGGGTCGCTCGTGCGGTGGCGCGAAACGGTGCGGGACGCGTTCCTGGCCTATCTCAGGAGGGGATATGCGGTGGAGAGCCTTGTCAGAAATCCCTCGGCGAACCGGTGCTTCTATGTCCTGCGCCGGAACGGTTGA
- a CDS encoding prolyl oligopeptidase family serine peptidase has translation MSPPVAASRGRMWAAGILGLLAPLAPSAASAQSPYSVEDILAAPFATDLIAAPTGAAFAWVRYDRGARNIWIAEGPEYVGRQLTNWTEDDGQDLSQLRFTPDGRQVIFVRGGGPNRAGEIPNPRSEPEPATQMVWVAGIDGTSRPLAEGSSPAIAPDGRTIAFLNRGQVFTLTLDGSAPPGPLLRIRGSAGSLAWSPDGDRLAFVSNRGDHAFVGVFSLDEGEVRYLDPSLDRDGSPTWSPDGTAIAFIRVPNEGAQLPFTPMRSALPWSIRVADPATGEARDVWRAPPGRGSAFQAMTGPSLIWLASDRLVFPWEREGWHQLYSVPVAGGPATHLTPGEFEVESVLPSPDGESVYYVSNAGDIDRRHIWRVAAEGEPEVLTSGNGIEWNPAVTPGGVLAYLATDGRTPAHAELDAGGERRPLVDGFMPDAFPFESLVEPQQVTFESEDGILIHGQLFLPPVSVEGGRHPAAVFFHGGSRRQMLLGWHYMRYYHNTYALNQYLASRGYVVLSVNYRSGTGYGLEFREALNYGARGASEYRDVVAAARFLAERDDVDATRVGLWGGSYGGYLTALGLARNSDLFAAGVDIHGVHDWNVVIRNFVPSYQPEAREAVARLAFESSPMAWIDGWRSPVLLIHGDDDRNVPFSESVDLIESLRKRGVEVEQLVFPDEVHGFLLHRNWVTAFERSAEFMDAHLRNAPATGGANP, from the coding sequence GTGAGCCCGCCGGTCGCGGCGTCCCGCGGACGCATGTGGGCGGCCGGCATCCTCGGGTTGCTCGCCCCCCTCGCTCCATCCGCGGCTTCGGCCCAGAGCCCGTATTCCGTCGAGGACATCCTCGCCGCGCCATTCGCCACGGACCTCATCGCCGCTCCGACCGGCGCCGCGTTCGCCTGGGTTCGCTACGACCGGGGCGCCCGCAACATCTGGATCGCGGAGGGCCCGGAGTACGTGGGCCGCCAGCTCACGAACTGGACCGAGGACGACGGCCAGGACCTCTCCCAACTGCGCTTCACGCCCGACGGGCGCCAAGTCATCTTCGTGCGCGGAGGCGGACCGAACCGGGCGGGCGAGATTCCGAACCCGCGCTCCGAGCCGGAGCCGGCGACGCAGATGGTGTGGGTCGCCGGGATCGACGGAACTTCGCGGCCTCTCGCCGAGGGGAGTTCCCCGGCCATCGCGCCGGACGGGCGCACGATCGCCTTTCTGAACCGCGGACAGGTCTTCACGCTCACGCTCGACGGCTCGGCGCCCCCCGGTCCCCTGCTCCGCATCCGCGGGAGCGCGGGGTCGCTGGCGTGGTCTCCGGACGGAGACCGGCTCGCCTTCGTCAGCAACCGCGGAGATCACGCGTTCGTCGGCGTCTTCTCGCTGGACGAGGGGGAGGTCCGCTATCTCGACCCGAGCCTGGACCGGGACGGCAGCCCCACGTGGTCGCCGGACGGGACGGCCATCGCGTTTATCCGCGTCCCGAACGAGGGGGCGCAGCTGCCCTTCACCCCGATGCGCAGCGCCCTGCCCTGGTCGATCCGGGTGGCGGATCCCGCCACGGGGGAGGCGCGCGACGTGTGGCGGGCTCCACCCGGCCGCGGGAGCGCGTTCCAGGCCATGACCGGGCCTTCGCTGATCTGGCTCGCGTCGGACCGGCTCGTATTCCCGTGGGAACGCGAAGGCTGGCACCAGTTGTACTCGGTTCCCGTCGCGGGAGGCCCCGCCACGCACCTCACGCCGGGCGAGTTCGAGGTCGAATCCGTGCTCCCATCGCCGGATGGGGAGTCCGTCTACTACGTCTCGAACGCGGGCGACATCGATCGCCGACACATCTGGCGGGTCGCCGCCGAGGGTGAGCCCGAGGTGCTGACGTCGGGGAACGGCATCGAGTGGAACCCAGCGGTCACTCCTGGCGGAGTGCTCGCGTACCTCGCCACCGACGGCCGAACCCCGGCCCATGCCGAGTTGGACGCGGGGGGAGAGCGGCGTCCGCTGGTCGACGGGTTCATGCCCGACGCCTTCCCGTTCGAAAGTCTCGTGGAGCCGCAGCAGGTGACGTTCGAGTCCGAGGATGGGATCCTGATCCACGGGCAACTCTTCCTTCCGCCGGTGTCGGTGGAGGGCGGACGCCACCCGGCGGCGGTCTTCTTCCACGGCGGGTCGCGGCGGCAGATGCTCCTCGGCTGGCACTACATGCGGTACTACCACAACACGTACGCCCTGAACCAGTACCTGGCGAGCCGCGGCTACGTCGTGCTGTCGGTGAACTATCGCAGCGGTACCGGCTACGGGCTCGAGTTCAGGGAGGCGCTGAACTACGGCGCGCGCGGCGCCAGCGAGTACCGTGACGTCGTCGCGGCGGCCCGCTTCCTCGCGGAACGGGACGACGTGGACGCCACCCGGGTCGGGCTGTGGGGCGGTTCCTACGGGGGCTACCTGACGGCGCTCGGCCTTGCGCGGAATTCGGATCTCTTCGCCGCGGGGGTCGACATCCACGGGGTACACGACTGGAATGTGGTCATCCGGAACTTCGTGCCGTCCTACCAGCCGGAGGCGCGCGAGGCCGTCGCCCGGCTCGCGTTCGAGTCCTCGCCGATGGCGTGGATCGACGGCTGGCGCTCCCCGGTGCTGCTGATCCACGGCGACGACGACCGCAACGTGCCGTTCTCGGAGTCCGTGGATCTCATCGAGTCGCTTCGGAAGCGGGGCGTCGAGGTCGAGCAACTCGTCTTCCCCGACGAGGTCCACGGCTTCCTCCTGCACCGGAACTGGGTCACCGCCTTCGAGCGGTCCGCCGAATTCATGGACGCTCACCTGCGCAATGCTCCCGCCACGGGAGGCGCGAACCCGTGA
- a CDS encoding SDR family NAD(P)-dependent oxidoreductase, with translation MTPRIAGQLALVTGASSGIGEAIARRLGDDGANLVLWARREERLARLAEEIAARSGVTVDIGVVDIRDRDAVRGEAERLVAARGTPDILVNNAGLASGMALVHDADVDDWDRMIDTNVKGLLYVTRAFLPGMVERDSGQVVNIGSITGRQVYPRGSVYAATKYAVQAITEGTNLDVLGTGVRVSGVHPGLVETEFSLVRFRGDEDRARAVYEGVEPLTGTDVADVVSYVVNAPPHINLADVVVFGRSQGSVHHFHRDGG, from the coding sequence GTGACCCCCCGCATCGCGGGACAGCTTGCGCTTGTCACGGGAGCGAGTTCGGGGATCGGCGAGGCCATCGCCCGCCGCCTGGGCGATGACGGCGCGAACCTCGTGCTGTGGGCGCGCAGGGAGGAGCGGCTCGCCCGCCTCGCGGAGGAGATCGCGGCCCGGAGCGGGGTCACCGTGGACATCGGCGTGGTCGACATCCGCGACCGCGACGCGGTCCGGGGCGAGGCGGAGCGGCTTGTCGCCGCCCGCGGCACCCCCGACATCCTGGTCAACAACGCGGGCCTCGCCTCGGGCATGGCGCTCGTCCACGACGCCGATGTCGACGACTGGGACCGCATGATCGACACGAACGTGAAGGGGCTCCTCTACGTGACGCGCGCCTTCCTCCCCGGCATGGTCGAGCGCGATTCGGGGCAGGTCGTCAACATCGGCAGCATCACCGGCCGGCAGGTCTATCCGCGCGGGAGCGTGTACGCCGCCACGAAGTACGCCGTGCAGGCGATCACCGAGGGGACGAATCTCGATGTCCTCGGCACCGGCGTCCGCGTGTCGGGCGTCCATCCGGGTCTCGTCGAAACGGAGTTCTCGCTCGTGCGCTTCAGGGGCGACGAGGACCGCGCCCGAGCCGTGTACGAGGGGGTGGAGCCGCTCACCGGGACGGATGTCGCCGACGTCGTGTCCTACGTCGTGAACGCCCCGCCCCACATCAACCTGGCCGACGTCGTCGTGTTCGGAAGATCCCAGGGCAGCGTACACCACTTCCACCGCGACGGGGGATGA